A window from Aeromonas rivipollensis encodes these proteins:
- a CDS encoding DUF4276 family protein has protein sequence MSDYIEVYAVVEGRSEQIFVEKLLAPYLAEKQIYIQATQVSKPGQKGGDVRFSRAINDIEGFLKQRPDTYVTTLVDYYGIKEWPGLENVPKRQAPAIIAAHLNQAAKAEVMSQFAEQQAQRRFIPYMAMHEFEALLFSDSAILADELGIAEEQVRHVLTECGEPEAINNGPTTAPSKRLDGWSPNGKFAKTTKGIAIAERIGIPQMRAQCPLFDAWLGEFEALVG, from the coding sequence ATGAGTGATTACATCGAGGTCTATGCGGTGGTGGAGGGGCGTAGCGAGCAGATTTTCGTTGAGAAGCTGCTAGCGCCTTATCTGGCCGAGAAGCAGATTTATATTCAGGCGACCCAGGTAAGCAAACCGGGCCAGAAAGGGGGCGATGTGCGTTTTAGTCGCGCCATCAATGATATCGAGGGCTTTCTCAAGCAGCGGCCCGATACCTACGTCACCACGCTGGTCGATTACTACGGTATTAAGGAGTGGCCCGGTCTTGAGAACGTGCCCAAGCGGCAGGCGCCCGCCATTATCGCCGCGCATTTGAATCAAGCGGCCAAGGCCGAAGTGATGAGCCAGTTTGCCGAACAGCAAGCACAGCGGCGTTTTATTCCCTATATGGCGATGCACGAGTTTGAGGCGCTACTGTTTAGTGACAGTGCCATTCTGGCCGACGAGTTGGGTATTGCCGAAGAGCAGGTCCGGCACGTGTTGACCGAATGTGGCGAGCCCGAGGCAATCAATAACGGCCCGACCACCGCCCCCTCTAAGCGGTTGGATGGCTGGTCCCCCAACGGAAAGTTTGCCAAAACGACCAAAGGGATCGCCATTGCCGAGCGGATCGGTATTCCCCAGATGCGGGCACAGTGCCCGCTATTTGACGCCTGGCTCGGTGAATTCGAAGCATTGGTAGGATAA
- a CDS encoding ATP-binding domain-containing protein, which translates to MTQSLNEEPRKHIEQIAGEALTQLESIAETAKSKLRDGRALGSDVFASINTMTSSSAIQKMDQISQANRESYQVLAAEPAIARVVVVDEEGEEKTYYICRTAPVSGFPYLASYRAPVGRLASLAIGAEFTLPNGSVVEVLERTQLRPNLLADGWDSRDTVIEAENFGPFTIESLRALLTQVVGEDVTEDILGQLLAEENVKANIIDGVRRSVITKMGLRDQPILDQYQDEIFRLPLDKRLLILGPPGTGKTTTLIRRLGQKLDTAFLEEGEQRLVETVASVQGIAHANSWLMFTPTELLKQYLKEAFAREGVPASDLRIRTWQDYRRELARNAFGVLRTASGGGTFVLKDGLASLSETALERPIQWFDDFDAWQRKAYVQELHDAATQLHEAKSPEVLNLGARLQDILSRAADGVLAAMFSSLAVEIAKVQALVSSLKEGSDGKIKAALNLQLNRNRAFLDELARVIDSLQQAQATDTDDQDDPDADEEEDATAPRTGRAAALNAYMQAVRAQARAAASKRTVSKASRNGKIIEWLGDRGLTEADRAEVGASLLVQASARRFVNPVKRYLDGIPKRYRAFRRERQPANTWYRHEGFEARDIHPLELDIVLLAILRAAGDLISRPNVQRGIDSPAWSSLQTILGHYRNQILVDEATDFSPIQLASMAALAHPRLRSFFACGDFNQRLTTWGARSADDLKWVFADFDIKEITVSYRQSKQLNDLARAMIRAVGGTEQDASLPAHMDSVGVAPALLEHATNAESIVSWLADRIREIERFVGQLPSTAIFVNTEDDVAPVADALNVALAEHNIQVIACREGQAVGQESNVRVFDIQHIKGLEFEAVFFVGIDQLATLHPALFDKYLYVGTTRAATYLGVTCQGTLPSAIESLRTHFCQDWQQGD; encoded by the coding sequence ATGACGCAGAGTTTGAATGAGGAACCGCGGAAGCATATCGAGCAGATCGCTGGCGAAGCGTTAACGCAACTCGAAAGCATTGCTGAAACTGCCAAGAGCAAGCTACGCGATGGGCGGGCACTAGGCTCGGATGTGTTTGCAAGTATCAACACAATGACGTCCAGCTCTGCCATTCAAAAGATGGATCAGATCAGTCAGGCGAACCGCGAAAGCTATCAGGTGCTGGCGGCAGAACCTGCCATCGCCCGTGTTGTGGTGGTCGATGAAGAGGGAGAAGAGAAAACCTACTACATCTGCCGCACAGCGCCGGTATCGGGCTTTCCCTATTTGGCCAGCTACCGCGCGCCAGTTGGACGCTTGGCCTCGTTGGCAATTGGCGCAGAGTTCACACTACCCAATGGGAGCGTCGTTGAGGTTCTTGAGCGGACCCAGCTGCGGCCAAATTTGCTTGCTGATGGGTGGGACTCTCGCGACACAGTTATTGAAGCCGAAAATTTTGGGCCGTTCACTATAGAGTCGCTGCGCGCTCTGCTGACCCAGGTTGTGGGGGAAGACGTTACCGAAGACATTCTTGGTCAATTGCTGGCCGAAGAGAACGTCAAGGCCAACATCATCGATGGCGTTCGCCGCAGCGTCATCACCAAGATGGGACTTCGGGATCAGCCCATCCTCGATCAATACCAGGATGAGATTTTCCGCCTCCCTCTCGACAAGCGCCTGTTGATCCTGGGCCCCCCCGGTACAGGCAAGACGACCACCCTGATCCGACGCCTCGGCCAAAAACTCGACACGGCCTTCCTGGAAGAAGGCGAACAACGCCTGGTTGAAACAGTCGCCTCAGTCCAAGGCATTGCGCACGCAAACAGCTGGCTCATGTTCACGCCCACGGAATTGCTCAAGCAATACCTAAAGGAGGCATTTGCGCGTGAAGGTGTTCCCGCCTCGGATCTGCGCATCAGAACGTGGCAAGACTATCGACGCGAGTTGGCTCGAAACGCATTCGGCGTCCTCAGAACGGCTTCTGGCGGCGGTACCTTTGTCCTGAAAGACGGATTGGCCAGCCTGAGCGAGACAGCACTGGAGCGTCCCATTCAATGGTTTGACGATTTCGACGCATGGCAGCGCAAGGCCTATGTGCAGGAGCTGCATGATGCTGCAACCCAGCTCCACGAAGCCAAATCTCCCGAAGTTCTGAATCTCGGTGCTCGCCTGCAAGACATTTTGTCGCGGGCGGCCGATGGCGTACTGGCGGCGATGTTTAGCTCGCTGGCGGTGGAGATTGCCAAAGTACAGGCACTCGTCAGCAGCCTGAAGGAAGGCTCCGACGGCAAGATCAAGGCCGCGCTCAACCTGCAGCTCAACCGCAACCGAGCCTTTCTGGATGAGTTGGCCCGCGTGATAGACAGCCTGCAACAGGCGCAAGCAACGGATACGGACGACCAGGACGACCCCGATGCTGATGAGGAGGAAGACGCCACCGCACCACGCACAGGCCGTGCCGCCGCGCTCAATGCCTATATGCAAGCCGTGCGTGCCCAAGCTCGCGCGGCCGCATCCAAGCGCACAGTCAGCAAGGCATCTCGCAACGGCAAGATCATCGAGTGGTTGGGGGATCGTGGTCTGACAGAAGCGGATCGCGCCGAGGTGGGTGCAAGCCTTCTGGTGCAGGCCAGTGCCCGCCGTTTCGTCAACCCGGTCAAGCGCTACCTCGACGGCATCCCCAAGCGCTACCGGGCATTCAGGCGCGAACGCCAACCGGCAAACACCTGGTATCGCCACGAAGGCTTTGAGGCACGCGACATCCACCCGCTGGAGTTGGACATCGTCTTGCTCGCGATCTTGCGCGCCGCAGGCGACCTGATCAGTCGGCCCAACGTCCAGCGCGGCATCGATAGTCCCGCGTGGTCATCACTCCAGACCATCCTTGGGCATTACCGCAACCAGATCTTGGTGGATGAAGCGACCGACTTCTCGCCCATCCAGCTTGCGAGCATGGCGGCGCTGGCGCATCCGCGTCTGCGCTCATTCTTTGCCTGTGGCGACTTCAATCAGCGCCTGACCACCTGGGGCGCACGCTCTGCTGACGACTTGAAGTGGGTCTTCGCCGATTTCGACATCAAGGAGATCACTGTCTCCTACCGGCAGAGCAAGCAGCTGAACGATCTGGCCCGCGCCATGATCCGCGCCGTCGGAGGAACCGAGCAAGACGCCAGCTTGCCTGCGCATATGGACAGTGTGGGCGTTGCGCCAGCCTTGCTGGAACACGCTACCAACGCAGAATCCATTGTCAGTTGGCTGGCGGATCGCATTCGCGAGATTGAGCGCTTTGTCGGTCAGTTGCCATCCACTGCCATTTTTGTGAACACCGAGGACGACGTTGCCCCGGTGGCCGACGCACTGAACGTCGCCCTGGCGGAGCACAACATCCAGGTCATCGCCTGTCGAGAGGGCCAGGCTGTGGGGCAGGAAAGCAACGTGCGCGTGTTCGACATCCAGCACATCAAAGGCCTGGAATTTGAGGCGGTGTTTTTTGTCGGCATTGACCAGCTCGCCACACTACACCCGGCGCTGTTCGACAAATACCTGTACGTCGGCACCACCCGCGCGGCCACCTACTTGGGCGTGACCTGCCAGGGCACCTTGCCATCCGCCATTGAGAGTCTGCGCACGCACTTTTGCCAGGACTGGCAACAAGGCGACTGA
- a CDS encoding type III restriction-modification system endonuclease: MKLKFKHQPYQAHAVQAVVDIFKGQLPASAAAMSYRIDPGKAKKGTEDLFAVGGGFKNADLTLSDTALLDNIHQVQRAQNLPLSDALVKTKVAKLNLDIEMETGTGKTYCYIKTMFELNKQYGWSKFIIVVPSIAIREGVAKSLEITADHFLETYHKKARFFIYNSKEPHHLESFSSDAGINVMVINVQAFNATGKDNRRIYEVLDDFQSRRPIDVISANRPILILDEPQKMEGGKTLDSLVNFNPLMVLRYSATHKTTHNKIHRLDALDAYNQKLVKKIAVRGISVKGLAGTHAYLYLQAIEISNKKPPVAVVEFEQKLAGGNIKRVTRKLGKGDNLFDLSNELEQYRDGFVVSDINANSDTLHFTNGVELVVGDAMGDVDEAALRRIQIREAIKAHFDKEVVLFSQGVKVLTLFFIDEVAKYRDYSASDEKGEYARIFEEEYALYLKDLLRYETAYTQYLKGIPAEKTHNGYFSIDKKTKRDVDSKVAARGENAGQSDDVDAYDLILKDKERLLSLAEPVRFIFSHSALREGWDNPNVFVICALKHSDNTVSRRQEVGRGLRLSVNQNGDRMDHPAIVHDINVLTVVASESYKDFVAALQRDISESLSARPRVADKAFFTGKMVTTPTGSIAVTEDQASDIEFYLIQNGYVDKKRNVTEKYHQAKKNHALADLPEELAPLGEQVFKLVDSVFSESQLPDIGDDRRPKQNPLNANFEKKEFKALWDRINRKAAYSVEFNSDELVQKTIAVLNSKGSDGLKVTPLQYTIQQGEQIGSVTYDGLQEGNAFKLKSTETLANHTSIHSVVKYDLIGKLAEGTQLTRRTVAQMLKGLDADVFAQFRTNPESFIAEAIRLINEQKATVIIEHLAYDPTEDKFELDIFTTGQSKQDFSKAGEKLKRHIYDYVVTDSNIEREFVKELDASNEVVVYAKLPRGFLIPTPVGDYNPDWAISFKEGSVKHIYFVAETKGSISSMDLREIEKTKIKCARKFFDEMNRRFAPENVKYDVVDSFGKLMAVVK; this comes from the coding sequence ATGAAACTCAAATTCAAACACCAGCCCTATCAGGCTCATGCGGTGCAGGCGGTCGTCGATATCTTTAAGGGACAACTCCCGGCCTCCGCTGCCGCCATGAGTTACCGTATCGATCCTGGTAAAGCCAAGAAAGGAACAGAAGATCTCTTTGCGGTGGGCGGTGGCTTCAAAAACGCCGATCTCACGCTTAGCGATACCGCTCTGTTGGACAATATCCATCAGGTGCAGCGGGCACAGAACTTGCCGCTGTCAGATGCCTTGGTCAAGACCAAGGTGGCCAAGCTGAATCTCGACATCGAGATGGAAACAGGCACGGGCAAGACCTACTGCTACATCAAGACGATGTTTGAGCTCAACAAGCAGTATGGCTGGAGCAAGTTCATCATCGTGGTGCCCAGCATTGCCATTCGCGAAGGGGTCGCCAAGTCGCTGGAGATCACCGCCGATCACTTCCTGGAGACCTATCACAAGAAGGCGCGTTTCTTTATCTACAACTCTAAAGAGCCGCACCACTTGGAGAGCTTTTCATCGGATGCCGGTATCAACGTGATGGTGATCAACGTGCAGGCGTTCAATGCGACCGGCAAGGATAATCGCCGCATTTACGAGGTGCTGGATGATTTCCAATCGCGCCGACCGATCGATGTGATCAGCGCCAACCGCCCCATCTTGATCCTGGATGAGCCGCAGAAGATGGAAGGCGGCAAGACGCTGGATTCATTGGTGAATTTCAACCCCTTGATGGTGCTGCGTTACTCCGCTACCCACAAGACCACGCACAACAAGATCCATCGGCTCGATGCGCTCGATGCCTACAACCAGAAGCTGGTGAAGAAGATAGCGGTGCGAGGGATCTCGGTTAAGGGGCTGGCGGGCACCCATGCTTACCTCTATTTGCAGGCCATTGAAATCTCAAACAAAAAGCCGCCGGTGGCGGTGGTGGAGTTCGAGCAAAAGCTGGCTGGTGGCAATATTAAGCGGGTCACCCGCAAGCTCGGCAAGGGAGACAACCTGTTCGATCTTTCCAATGAGCTTGAGCAGTACCGCGATGGGTTCGTGGTGTCTGATATCAATGCTAACAGTGATACCCTGCACTTCACCAATGGTGTTGAGCTGGTGGTGGGTGATGCCATGGGGGATGTGGATGAGGCTGCACTGCGCCGGATCCAGATCCGCGAGGCCATCAAGGCCCACTTCGATAAGGAGGTGGTGCTGTTTAGCCAAGGTGTGAAAGTCTTGACGCTCTTTTTCATCGACGAGGTGGCCAAGTATCGCGATTACAGTGCTAGCGATGAGAAAGGCGAGTATGCCCGGATCTTTGAAGAGGAGTACGCGCTCTATCTGAAGGACCTGCTGCGCTATGAAACTGCCTACACCCAGTATCTGAAAGGCATTCCGGCTGAGAAGACCCATAACGGCTATTTCTCTATCGACAAGAAGACCAAACGTGACGTTGATTCCAAGGTGGCGGCTCGCGGCGAGAATGCGGGTCAGTCCGATGATGTGGACGCCTACGATCTGATCCTCAAAGACAAGGAACGGCTGTTGTCACTGGCTGAGCCGGTGCGGTTTATCTTCTCGCACTCGGCCCTGCGTGAGGGCTGGGACAACCCCAATGTATTTGTGATCTGCGCTCTCAAGCACAGCGACAATACCGTTTCGCGCCGCCAGGAAGTGGGCCGTGGTTTGCGCCTGTCGGTCAATCAGAATGGGGATCGGATGGATCATCCTGCCATCGTTCACGACATCAACGTGCTGACGGTGGTGGCCAGCGAGAGTTACAAAGACTTCGTGGCAGCGCTGCAACGAGATATCAGTGAATCACTGTCGGCACGACCACGGGTTGCGGATAAGGCATTCTTCACTGGAAAAATGGTCACTACACCAACGGGCTCCATTGCCGTGACGGAAGACCAGGCGAGCGATATCGAGTTCTATTTGATCCAAAACGGCTATGTGGACAAGAAGCGCAACGTGACCGAGAAGTACCACCAAGCCAAAAAAAATCACGCCTTGGCCGATTTGCCAGAGGAGCTGGCCCCGCTCGGTGAACAGGTATTCAAGCTGGTGGACAGTGTCTTTAGCGAGAGTCAGTTGCCTGATATTGGGGATGATCGCCGCCCTAAACAGAACCCGCTCAACGCCAACTTCGAGAAGAAGGAATTCAAGGCTCTCTGGGATCGCATCAACCGCAAGGCTGCCTACAGCGTCGAGTTTAATTCGGACGAGCTGGTGCAGAAGACGATTGCGGTGCTTAACAGCAAGGGCTCAGACGGATTGAAGGTCACGCCGTTGCAATACACCATCCAACAGGGTGAGCAGATTGGTTCGGTTACCTACGATGGTCTTCAGGAAGGCAATGCCTTTAAGTTGAAGAGTACAGAAACCCTGGCTAACCACACCTCTATCCATTCTGTGGTGAAATACGACCTGATCGGCAAGCTGGCAGAGGGGACGCAGCTCACCCGTCGCACTGTCGCACAGATGCTCAAGGGACTCGATGCTGATGTATTTGCTCAGTTCAGGACCAACCCGGAGAGCTTCATCGCTGAGGCCATTCGCCTCATCAACGAGCAGAAAGCCACGGTGATCATCGAGCACTTGGCCTATGACCCGACGGAAGACAAGTTCGAGCTGGATATCTTCACGACCGGCCAGAGCAAGCAGGATTTCAGCAAGGCCGGAGAGAAGCTCAAGCGGCATATCTACGACTATGTGGTGACGGATTCCAACATCGAACGGGAGTTCGTCAAAGAACTGGATGCGAGTAATGAAGTGGTGGTCTACGCCAAGCTGCCCCGTGGCTTCTTGATCCCGACGCCAGTCGGCGACTATAACCCCGACTGGGCTATCTCGTTCAAGGAAGGGTCGGTCAAGCACATCTACTTCGTGGCCGAAACCAAGGGATCTATATCGTCAATGGATCTACGGGAGATCGAGAAAACCAAGATCAAATGCGCCCGCAAGTTCTTCGACGAGATGAACCGCCGCTTCGCTCCGGAAAATGTGAAGTACGACGTGGTCGATAGTTTCGGCAAGTTGATGGCGGTGGTGAAGTAA
- a CDS encoding AAA family ATPase encodes MPNSPTVGTALERLTIRGFKSIKALEQLELKRLNVIVGANGAGKSNLIAFFRMLRALMDGNLNRFVRDSGGAGNLLFNGRKVTSSMFFETHFGARGYRFTLVPTPGDGCALESEARYYAGSSSGWWVLGDSNDGKSKMVAEVLENRPDARFSRPVYEAISSWQVYHFHDTSQSAGMRNYEIVQDNKVLRMDAANIGTFLLKLRDQHGDDYRAIVDAVRLVTPFFDDFILEPRTSGAREEVNLSWLQKGSDYPMQPYHLSDGSIRFICLATALLQPNPPSTIIIDEPELGLHPAAIVILAELIQQAAQRTQVIVATQSPALLDQFAIDDIVVANRKGGASTFERLSEQDYAHWLENYSVGELWTKNVIAGGPRYE; translated from the coding sequence ATGCCAAATAGTCCAACCGTGGGCACCGCATTGGAGCGGCTGACCATTCGGGGATTCAAATCGATTAAGGCGTTGGAGCAGCTTGAGCTCAAGCGCCTGAATGTGATTGTCGGGGCCAACGGTGCCGGCAAGAGCAACCTGATCGCCTTCTTTCGTATGTTGCGCGCCCTGATGGATGGCAACCTTAATCGCTTTGTCCGCGATAGCGGTGGGGCGGGCAATCTGCTGTTCAATGGTCGAAAAGTCACCTCGTCGATGTTTTTCGAGACCCACTTTGGTGCTCGCGGTTACCGTTTTACGCTGGTGCCAACCCCCGGTGATGGCTGTGCGCTTGAATCCGAGGCTCGTTACTACGCAGGGAGTTCTTCCGGCTGGTGGGTTTTGGGAGACAGCAACGACGGCAAGTCGAAGATGGTTGCCGAAGTGCTAGAAAATAGACCTGATGCCCGTTTCTCGCGCCCCGTGTATGAGGCTATCTCCTCCTGGCAGGTCTATCACTTCCACGACACCAGCCAGAGCGCGGGGATGCGCAATTACGAAATCGTGCAGGATAACAAGGTGTTGCGGATGGACGCCGCCAATATCGGCACCTTTTTGCTTAAATTGCGCGATCAACATGGAGATGACTATCGGGCGATCGTCGATGCGGTGCGCCTCGTTACCCCCTTCTTCGATGACTTTATCCTTGAGCCGCGCACCAGCGGCGCACGGGAAGAGGTCAATCTGAGCTGGCTGCAAAAGGGGTCTGACTATCCCATGCAGCCTTATCATCTCTCCGATGGTTCGATTCGCTTTATCTGTCTGGCGACAGCCCTGCTGCAACCCAATCCACCCTCCACCATCATCATCGACGAGCCTGAGCTTGGGCTTCATCCGGCAGCCATCGTCATTCTGGCGGAGTTGATCCAACAGGCTGCCCAGCGTACCCAAGTGATCGTGGCGACTCAATCGCCAGCGTTACTCGATCAATTTGCCATCGACGATATCGTGGTCGCCAATCGTAAAGGGGGCGCTTCGACCTTCGAGCGCCTGAGCGAGCAGGACTATGCCCATTGGCTAGAAAACTACTCGGTGGGTGAGCTTTGGACCAAGAATGTGATCGCCGGGGGCCCGCGCTATGAGTGA
- a CDS encoding site-specific DNA-methyltransferase, whose protein sequence is MEKMKMHSPNLTQDNIARLRELFPGCVTEAKGGDGAVKLAVDFDQLRQELAELVVEGPQERYHLNWPGKREALLTANAPIAKTLRPCREESVDFDTTQNLFIEGDNLDALKLLQETYLGKIKLIYIDPPYNTGRDFIYDDDYSDDVGSYLVQSNQVNEQGARLVANTEANGRFHSDWLSMIYARLRLARNLLKDDGVIFLSIDDNEVDNLRKVCSEIFGEDNFIAQVIWQKVFSPKNSARWFSEDHDYVLVYAKRGDSWTPRLLPQTDEMIARYKNPDNDPRGPWTSSDLAARNRYDAGLYPVTCPSGREIDGPPKGRYWAISRETFNRLNEEKRIWWGADGNNTPRLKRFLSDVQQGRVPQTLWPYKEVGHTQDAKKELLKYVEFEHTENVLNSVKPVELLQRVLQLTGQPNDGDIVLDFFSGSASTAHAVLKQNAEDGGNRRFIGVQIAEPLPTPEKNMSSIFEMGLKRIRNVADELRAQAGSDKRDLGFRVLKIDTSNMADVYYTPDALDKANLDLFVENIKPDRTPEDLLFQVMLDWGVDLAMPIAKESIQGKEVFFVDGNDSQMALAACFDAHGGVDEAFVKALAQRQPLRVVFRDAGFNSSAVKINVEQIFKLLSPSTDVKCI, encoded by the coding sequence ATGGAAAAAATGAAAATGCACTCCCCCAACCTGACTCAAGATAACATTGCCCGTTTGCGCGAGCTGTTTCCGGGCTGCGTGACCGAGGCTAAGGGCGGGGATGGCGCTGTCAAGCTGGCGGTAGATTTTGACCAGCTTCGCCAGGAGCTGGCTGAGTTGGTCGTCGAAGGGCCGCAGGAGCGTTATCACCTGAACTGGCCGGGCAAGCGCGAGGCGCTGCTGACCGCCAATGCCCCCATTGCCAAGACCTTGCGCCCCTGCCGCGAGGAGAGCGTCGATTTTGATACCACCCAGAACCTGTTTATTGAGGGTGATAATCTCGATGCGCTAAAGCTGCTTCAGGAAACCTATCTTGGTAAGATCAAGCTGATCTATATCGACCCGCCCTATAACACAGGCCGCGATTTTATCTACGACGATGATTACAGCGACGATGTGGGCAGCTACTTGGTGCAATCCAACCAGGTCAATGAACAGGGCGCACGACTGGTCGCGAACACGGAAGCCAACGGCCGGTTTCACTCTGACTGGCTGAGCATGATCTATGCCCGGCTTCGGCTGGCACGTAACCTACTCAAAGATGACGGCGTTATCTTCCTTTCCATCGACGATAACGAAGTCGATAACCTGCGCAAGGTATGCAGTGAAATCTTTGGTGAAGATAACTTCATTGCGCAAGTGATTTGGCAGAAGGTCTTCTCGCCCAAGAACAGTGCACGTTGGTTTTCGGAGGATCATGACTATGTTCTCGTATATGCCAAACGAGGAGACTCATGGACCCCACGCCTATTGCCACAAACCGATGAAATGATTGCGCGCTATAAAAACCCGGACAACGATCCTCGGGGACCTTGGACATCCAGTGACTTAGCCGCGCGAAATCGATATGACGCGGGGCTCTATCCCGTGACCTGTCCATCTGGGAGAGAAATTGATGGCCCCCCTAAGGGGCGCTATTGGGCTATAAGTCGTGAGACCTTCAATAGACTGAACGAGGAAAAACGCATTTGGTGGGGGGCTGACGGGAACAACACCCCCCGCTTGAAACGCTTCCTGTCGGATGTCCAGCAAGGCCGTGTTCCGCAAACCCTCTGGCCTTATAAAGAAGTCGGTCACACACAGGATGCCAAGAAGGAGCTGCTTAAATATGTTGAATTCGAGCACACCGAGAACGTGCTGAACTCGGTGAAACCCGTTGAATTACTACAGCGGGTGCTGCAACTGACCGGACAGCCGAATGATGGCGACATCGTGCTCGACTTTTTCAGCGGCAGTGCGTCTACCGCACACGCGGTGCTTAAGCAGAACGCCGAGGATGGCGGCAATCGCCGCTTCATCGGGGTGCAAATTGCTGAGCCCTTGCCGACGCCTGAAAAAAACATGTCGTCCATTTTCGAGATGGGGCTAAAACGTATTCGCAACGTGGCCGATGAACTTCGTGCACAAGCGGGTAGTGACAAGCGTGATTTGGGGTTCCGCGTTCTAAAGATCGATACGTCCAATATGGCCGATGTCTACTACACGCCCGATGCATTGGATAAAGCCAACCTCGATCTGTTTGTGGAGAACATCAAGCCGGATCGCACGCCAGAAGATCTGCTGTTCCAGGTGATGCTGGATTGGGGCGTCGATCTGGCGATGCCGATTGCTAAGGAAAGCATTCAGGGCAAAGAAGTATTCTTTGTCGATGGCAACGACAGCCAGATGGCGCTGGCGGCTTGCTTTGACGCCCACGGCGGTGTCGATGAGGCGTTTGTGAAAGCGCTGGCTCAGCGTCAACCGCTGCGGGTGGTGTTCCGTGATGCGGGCTTTAACAGCAGTGCGGTCAAGATCAACGTCGAGCAGATATTCAAGCTGCTGTCGCCCTCGACCGATGTGAAGTGTATTTAA